Proteins encoded together in one Entelurus aequoreus isolate RoL-2023_Sb linkage group LG20, RoL_Eaeq_v1.1, whole genome shotgun sequence window:
- the LOC133635717 gene encoding uncharacterized protein LOC133635717: protein MAEEVLGKTAVILKQERTTAKRNLTRVANLISRGAGTMLQSELKEEFAKFADRFTSLLDANEDFKIGLEADVKKDDPDGELEKQQEDDIRASIKDAEDKMAEIKDIVQTNLWGRYGKTELKAAISEAEDAIQRAENVAVESNNVEGYDVYLTLLNETVSVTIHTMAHWEKWIPQHLKDEMDDKLTQVKAAHYRLKLRKAEFATSRRLADQGAGGRPGQPTHPIVRIKPTSLPVFHGSKIDFHRWKKDWESLQKQGEPTGSPEVKKIQLLESVSDSIAKELRLSTYTTATDIFRVLENRYGNKSTITVEILEALDKMAQVKGNQPRKVIDLIQAVEKALADLTELGNSGAIRNPLVIRSIESKLPDFIKRDWLMYMVEPTNLVTPDNHFDMLLKFLKSQEEILERLEQLKLVDKAEEADRKKPERKFASTRATSKDGDEVCGICGGGGHTNKIYFCKKFKGLKLHEKKMALKKLGACRKCLGYHDAGGYCRDTFLCGNQDCKRASGTPDHHYFLCPTAEARREGSKANAGQKIGTLIDLASDTNYITHKAAERLGLRSEDIALVVHGVGGMTMKVRTKRYLLKVRVKTPKGTERAHQLVCYGLEQIAKVHQATEPEKLKSFFPDVQLEELERPEEVELLISHREGRLAPQRLKVIGDLVLWESPLGKTVGGAHPDLLEEVEVAAYESRTHFARSMRTAAVRYQEITVPASEPGRLQQDDVAHATTSASNREFLDWWHWDSIGAACEPKCGSCRCGNCPPGGKDMTLAEEREFEIIKGGLTYKMEDSHSSTPHWDAKYPWTENPASLPNNKRAVQACFLRMEKQLSKDPDWKVAYSTQIHEMVQRGAAIKLTNEVMEKWKGPVWYVSHLVAPNPHSVTTPVRIVWNSSQKYNGVSMNDLLLKGPDVLNPIRAVLLRFREGVNAALGDIRKMFLWRDNPEEEISEYAVTRVNMGDKPAGCIAQLAMRETASLPNFTHLQDERRVIEEDSYVDDLLTSHNDLNRLDQITAGVEEVLKAGGFFLKPWVRSGQSGRKETEADVLKPEQGNTLILPNQIREGENKALGIGYQVDKDKLYMLTAVNFSNRKKKMRVGKDLLEEEVRAETPNPLTRRALLSQVAALYDPIGLVAPVKQKGAILVRKAFQEGGGGKLTQETWDQPLSERLREEAIQLFEEYAQLGQVKFHRSLTPPDWKGKPYGITFSDGSDKTYGAVMYVRWETSHGTEVRFVEAKAKLTPLDQKGDAVKAEICGAVFAARIRKYVEKHARMKIEKWFHLLDSQTVLGAIQRESYGYQTFFANRVGEIQMSGPVQDWWWIRGDLNIADLITRGGNPKDLNEESTWQNGPEFLKWPVEEWPIQSAGEVAAQARESVNKLQRKAFSAALTRAQAKMSRQKEDPLATPEKESPCEESKPIMPRRKPTSWVKHLVDVKRFSSLTKLIRVVAWTRRAAEQWLKRRSNPGQPKWEATPKQAGLAGTELEGAREDVFLAAQEGRIQIFNEDETAVPVLPFEAWVSTLLAQESHDANHEGVAGTLLRMRKTAWIIKGRRIAKKVVDSCIVCRKNRAKKCQQIMADLPPERTTPAAPFEFTTMDLFGPYEVKDEVKKRTRLKVWGIVFSCMASRAIHTELVSDQSSQGFLLAYQRFTSLRGHPRKLWSDPGTNFVGAKPALEQLYTFLDRLDKSQVEDMAANHGTEWSWKIHPADSPHRNGAAEAAVRVVKRALTNVGGDGVFTWGEFQTFLYMAANLANERPIDARTQSREDCVEYITPNSLLLGRANPKGDPGDFQFDRYPYKRLQVIQAEVTKFWKKWSQLAGPNLFIRNKWHTKERNVSVGDVVWLADQNALRGQYKLARVVRANTDSKGIVRDVLVRTFPSYPVPIKKTSDKEKPTTKTKRLRHQIPATILHRDVRRLIILIPIEEQRKEGPV from the exons ATGGCCGAAGAGGTATTGGGGAAGACTGCCGTGATCCTCAAGCAGGAGAGGACGACAGCCAAGAGGAACCTGACCAGAGTGGCCAACCTGATCTCCAGAGGAGCAGGCACCATGCTGCAATCCGAACTAAAAGAGGAGTTTGCCAAGTTTGCCGACCGTTTCACATCACTGCTGGATGCCAACGAGGACTTCAAGATTGGCCTGGAGGCTGACGTCAAGAAGGATGACCCAGATGGGGAGCTCGAGAAACAGCAGGAGGATGACATCCGAGCAAGTATAAAAGATGCCGAAGATAAGATGGCAGAAATCAAGGACATTGTCCAGACCAACCTGTGGGGAAGATACGGGAAGACTGAGCTGAAGGCAGCGATTTCCGAGGCAGAGGACGCCATTCAAAGGGCTGAAAATGTAGCAGTTGAAAGCAACAACGTGGAAGGCTATGACGTTTACCTCACCCTGCTGAATGAGACGGTGAGTGTTACCATCCATACCATGGCCCATTGGGAGAAATGGATCCCTCAGCACTTAAAGGACGAGATGGATGACAAACTAACACAAGTGAAAGCAGCTCACTACAGGCTCAAGTTGAGGAAAGCTGAATTCGCCACATCCAGGAGGCTGGCTGATCAAGGTGCAGGAGGACGACCTGGCCAACCAACACATCCCATTGTGAGGATAAAGCCTACATCCCTACCAGTCTTCCATGGGAGCAAAATAGACTTTCACAGGTGGAAGAAGGATTGGGAGAGCCTCCAGAAACAAGGGGAGCCGACTGGATCACCAGAGGTAAAGAAGATCCAGCTGTTGGAGAGCGTCAGTGATTCCATTGCCAAGGAACTAAGACTGTCCACCTACACCACAGCAACAGATATCTTCAGGGTCCTCGAAAACAGGTACGGCAACAAATCAACGATCACAGTCGAAATCTTGGAAGCGCTGGACAAGATGGCACAAGTCAAGGGGAACCAGCCCAGGAAGGTCATTGACCTAATACAAGCTGTGGAGAAGGCCCTGGCTGACCTGACGGAGCTAGGAAACTCTGGAGCCATCAGAAACCCCCTCGTCATCAGGTCGATTGAAAGCAAGTTACCAGATTTCATAAAAAGAGACTGGCTGATGTATATGGTTGAGCCCACCAACCTTGTAACCCCAGACAACCATTTTGATATGCTCCTAAAGTTCCTAAAGAGCCAGGAGGAAATACTGGAACGACTCGAGCAACTAAAGCTGGTGGACAAAGCGGAAGAAGCAGACAGGAAGAAGCCAGAAAGAAAGTTTGCATCTACCAGGGCTACGAGTAAAGATGGTGACGAGGTCTGTGGCATTTGTGGTGGTGGTGGGCACACCAACAAGATCTACTTTTGCAAGAAGTTTAAAGGCTTGAAGCTACATGAGAAGAAAATGGCCCTGAAGAAGCTGGGAGCGTGCAGGAAGTGTCTTGGGTATCACGACGCAGGTGGCTACTGCAGAGACACCTTCCTATGCGGAAACCAAGACTGCAAAAGGGCAAGCGGCACACCTGACCACCACTACTTCCTATGCCCAACAGCAGAGGCCAGAAGAGAAGGAAGCAAAg CTAACGCAGGTCAGAAGATTGGCACACTTATAGACCTGGCATCCGACACAAATTACATCACTCACAAAGCTGCCGAAAGACTTGGCCTGAGAAGTGAAGACATAGCGCTGGTCGTACATGGAGTTGGAGGCATGACAATGAAAGTCAGGACGAAAAGGTACCTCCTGAAGGTCCGAGTCAAGACTCCCAAGGGGACTGAGCGAGCACATCAACTGGTCTGCTATGGCCTGGAGCAAATTGCAAAGGTCCATCAAGCAACTGAACCCGAAAAGTTGAAAAGCTTCTTCCCAGATGTCCAGCTTGAGGAGTTAGAAAGACCAGAGGAAGTCGAGCTCCTCATAAGCCATCGCGAGGGACGACTCGCACCCCAAAGACTAAAAGTCATCGGTGACCTTGTCCTATGGGAGAGCCCCCTGGGCAAAACAGTCGGTGGAGCACACCCTGACTTGCTCGAAGAAGTGGAGGTGGCAGCATATGAGTCAAGAACCCACTTTGCCCGCTCCATGAGAACCGCTGCTGTCCGATACCAAGAGATCACAGTCCCAGCGTCTGAGCCAGGCCGGCTACAGCAGGACGATGTGGCCCACGCAACTACATCTGCCAGTAACCGTGAATTTCTTGATTGGTGGCACTGGGACAGCATCGGAGCTGCATGTGAGCCGAAATGTGGAAGCTGCCGGTGTGGAAACTGTCCTCCAGGAGGAAAGGACATGACCCTGGCGGAGGAGAGGGAGTTTGAGATCATTAAAGGAGGACTCACCTACAAGATGGAGGACTCTCACTCCTCAACTCCACACTGGGATGCCAAATATCCCTGGACTGAAAATCCAGCCTCTCTCCCCAACAACAAAAGAGCAGTCCAAGCTTGCTTCTTGAGAATGGAAAAGCAACTGAGCAAAGACCCAGACTGGAAAGTTGCATATTCCACCCAGATCCATGAAATGGTCCAAAGAGGCGCAGCCATAAAACTCACCAATGAAGTCATGGAGAAGTGGAAAGGACCAGTTTGGTATGTCAGCCACTTGGTGGCGCCAAATCCCCATTCAGTGACTACACCAGTTCGTATTGTCTGGAACAGCAGCCAAAAATACAACGGAGTGAGCATGAATGATCTTCTCCTAAAAGGACCAGATGTTCTCAACCCCATCAGAGCTGTCCTGCTCCGATTCAGAGAAGGAGTGAACGCAGCTCTGGGCGACATCAGAAAGAT gttcctgtggaGAGACAACCCAGAAGAGGAAATCAGTGAGTATGCCGTCACCAGAGTCAATATGGGCGACAAACCTGCTGGCTGCATTGCTCAATTGGCCATGAGGGAAACTGCAAGTCTGCCCAACTTCACTCACCTGCAGGATGAACGCAGAGTCATTGAAGAAGACAGCTACGTGGATGACCTGTTGACCTCCCACAATGACCTGAACAGACTTGACCAAATCACAGCTGGAGTTGAAGAGGTCCTAAAGGCTGGAGGCTTCTTCCTCAAACCATGGGTCAGGTCAGGGCAAAGTGGGAGGAAAGAAACTGAAGCGGATGTCCTAAAGCCAGAGCAAGGAAACACCTTGATTCTTCCAAACCAAATAAGAGAAGGAGAGAACAAAGCCCTGGGCATCGGCTACCAGGTGGACAAAGACAAACTGTACATGCTGACGGCGGTTAACTTTTCCAATAGGAAGAAAAAGATGAGAGTTGGCAAAGATCTTCTTGAAGAGGAGGTGAGAGCTGAAACGCCTAACCCACTGACGAGGAGAGCTCTCCTAAGCCAAGTTGCTGCACTGTACGACCCAATCGGCCTAGTTGCACCGGTCAAGCAGAAGGGAGCAATTCTCGTCCGTAAAGCATTCCAAGAAGGAGGGGGTGGCAAGCTGACCCAAGAAACCTGGGATCAACCTCTTTCAGAAAGACTCAGGGAAGAAGCCATACAGCTCTTCGAGGAATATGCCCAGCTTGGACAGGTGAAATTCCACAGGAGCCTCACACCGCCCGACTGGAAAGGGAAACCCTACGGCATCACATTTTCTGACGGAAGTGACAAAACCTATGGTGCTGTGATGTACGTCAGATGGGAGACTAGTCACGGAACTGAAGTTCGATTCGTGGAAGCAAAGGCCAAACTGACACCCCTGGACCAGAAGGGAGATGCTGTAAAAGCAGAAATCTGTGGCGCAGTCTTTGCTGCCAGAATTCGGAAGTACGTGGAGAAACATGCCCGTATGAAGATTGAGAAATGGTTCCACCTACTGGACAGTCAAACAGTCCTCGGGGCCATCCAACGAGAATCATACGGATACCAAACCTTCTTCGCCAACAGAGTGGGCGAAATCCAGATGTCCGGGCCAGTGCAAGACTGGTGGTGGATCAGAGGAGATCTGAACATTGCTGACTTAATAACAAGAGGAGGCAATCCCAAAGACTTAAATGAGGAATCCACATGGCAAAACGGACCAGAGTTCCTGAAGTGGCCAGTGGAGGAGTGGCCTATTCAGTCAGCTGGAGAAGTTGCAGCCCAGGCCAGGGAGAGTGTAAACAAGCTTCAAAGAAAGGCATTCTCTGCTGCACTGACCAGAGCTCAAGCTAAGATGAGTCGGCAAAAAGAAGACCCACTGGCCACTCCGGAAAAGGAAAGTCCCTGTGAAGAATCGAAACCTATTATGCCAAGAAGAAAACCCACTAGCTGGGTGAAACATCTTGTGGATGTAAAAAGGTTCAGTAGCCTGACAAAACTGATCAGAGTTGTTGCCTGGACACGACGAGCTGCCGAGCAGTGGCTGAAGAGGAGGTCGAACCCAGGACAACCAAAGTGGGAGGCAACACCCAAGCAGGCTGGATTGGCTGGCACTGAACTAGAAGGTGCACGTGAAGACGTCTTCCTCGCAGCTCAAGAAG GGAGGATCCAGATATTTAACGAAGATGAGACAGCCGTGCCAGTCTTGCCATTTGAAGCATGGGTGTCAACATTGCTGGCACAAGAATCCCATGACGCTAACCACGAGGGGGTAGCAGGAACCCTTCTACGGATGAGGAAGACAGCGTGGATAATAAAGGGCCGGAGAATTGCCAAGAAAGTAGTTGACAGCTGCATAGTTTGCAGAAAGAACAGAGCAAAGAAGTGTCaacaaatcatggcagacttacctCCAGAGCGAACCACCCCAGCTGCTCCTTTTGAATTCACAACCATGGACCTATTCGGCCCTTATGAAGTGAAGGATGAagtcaagaaaagaaccagactgAAAGTGTGGGGAATCGTCTTCAGTTGCATGGCCTCCCGTGCCATACACACTGAACTAGTGAGTGACCAGTCATCCCAAGGCTTCCTCCTCGCCTATCAGAGGTTCACGTCACTCAGAGGACATCCCAGGAAGCTCTGGTCAGACCCCGGCACAAATTTTGTGGGCGCCAAACCTGCTCTGGAACAGCTGTACACATTCCTTGACCGACTGGACAAGTCTCAAGTCGAAGACATGGCTGCCAACCATGGAACAGAATGGTCCTGGAAGATCCACCCTGCGGATTCTCCCCACAGAAATGGTGCTGCAGAAGCGGCTGTCAGAGTGGTCAAACGGGCCCTGACCAATGTCGGCGGAGATGGTGTCTTCACCTGGGGTGAATTTCAAACCTTCCTCTACATGGCTGCCAACCTTGCAAATGAGCGACCAATCGATGCAAGAACTCAAAGCAGGGAAGACTGTGTGGAATACATCACCCCGAACTCTCTGCTCCTAGGGCGTGCCAACCCTAAGGGAGATCCTGGAGACTTCCAGTTTGATCGCTATCCTTATAAAAGACTGCAAGTAATTCAAGCTGAAGTCACCAAATTCTGGAAGAAATGGAGCCAACTAGCTGGACCCAACCTCTTCATAAGAAACAAATGGCACACCAAAGAGCGAAATGTTTCTGTCGGAGATGTGGTCTGGTTGGCTGACCAAAATGCCCTGAGAGGACAGTACAAGCTGGCCAGAGTAGTCAGAGCCAATACGGACAGCAAAGGCATCGTAAGAGACGTGCTTGTGAGGACCTTTCCCAGCTATCCTGTCCCCATCAAGAAGACAAGCGACAAAGAAAAACCGACCACGAAAACCAAGAGGCTCAGACATCAAATCCCAGCAACAATCCTGCATAGGGATGTCAGACGCCTCATCATTCTAATTCCCATTGAAGAACAAAGGAAAGAAGGACCTGTGTGA